The Poriferisphaera corsica DNA segment CATGCACGACTGCCAGATAAACCTTAAGGTTGGTGCGGTCTTCAAACTGTTTCGCGATCAGCCAATGCGGTTCTTCCTGTTTTCCAACCACAATCACGCCGGTGGTGTTTTTATCGAGCCTGTGAATCACGCCCGGCCGGGCGTCTTCCGCGCCGACTCTTGAAAGTTTGGAACTCCCTGCTGTACCGTCATTTAGCACCGTTGAGTTGTTCTGAAAATGGTAACTCAAGCCGTTAAGCAGCGTCCCATTGAGTCGGCCACGGGCGGGGTGAACGATCAGATTCGCTTGCTTATTTACGACGATAAACCCGTCATCCTCATAGATGATATCCATGGGAATCGGCTCGGGATTCAAGTCCGATGCCGGCTTCGGCGGAACCATAACATCGACCACATCCCCAGCTTTTAATTTCGTGCTTGGCTTGGGGAGTTTGTTGTTCACTTTCACACCTTCAAGTGCGATGAGCTTTTGGATCTGATGGCGAGATAAACCTTTAAGTCGATTTTGCAGGTATTTATCAAGTCGCAGAGACGCGTCTTTAGAGAGCGTGTAGCGGACACGTTCGCCGCCTTCGAGTTCGTCAGGCAGTTCCTCGAACATATCGTCTTCAGGTATTTTATCGCGGTCTATCTTACGCATAGGTTTACTGCTTTAATGTCGCTTATGGTTGTTGCGAGACCTTAGTCTAATCGAATATTAGAAGGTAAGGGTGAGCTTGCGGGTTGCGCCGCTGCGGTTGGATTTACTGCGGTATACGGGTGGGTTTGCGGTGCTGTGATTGGTGGGCTGTACATAGGTGTCTATGTTGTGGTGAATCTGTGTGCTTGGTGTTGGTTGTAGGTGATTTTTCTGGGGGGAGGAGGGAGTGCGGATTGAGCGTGAGATACGTTGAGGAGGGGAGGGGTGAGATAAAAACTGCCCGGTTTAGGCCGGGCAGGGGGGATTCGGTTTGTGTTACTTGCAGGTGTGTTCGTGAGTTAGATCGGTTGCAAGTGATGTGTCATTTTACTGGTTTTCAGTGGGAACTGCCGCCGGTTCTGTGGCTGGTGCTGCGGGTAAAGCGGGCGTGATTTCAGTTGCGGGGATTGAACCTGGTGCGGCTGCTTCGGGTGTGGTTGCTTCCGGGGTGAACTTAGGAAGTTCAGCTTCCGGGGCGAACTTGATTGGGGATTCGATCTCTGGGAGCAGAGTAATACGGAGTTCCGCTTGCTTTTTAATCGCAGGCAGGCTGGCTGCCTCTGCAATCGTGATGGTTTCGTCGTAGTAACCTTTGGCGGCTGACCAGTTGGCTTGTGACTCAGCAATGGAGGCGAGGCCTAACTTGGCATTAGAGATCCAGATTGGCTCCTTGGTGAGCTTGATGACACTTTCGTATGCGGCTGATGCATCTTTGAGTGATTGGTCGCGGTCTTCCTGTGTGATCTCACCGATAGGCGGGGTTGAGCCTTCAGCGAGGTAGAGGTCGCCGGAGCGGAGGAAAGCCATGATGCGGACGGTTGGGTTGCTGGTGTCATTGGCGAGGTTGTTGTAGCTGAGCGGCGCGGAGGTTCCAGCGAGTGATGCCCAAGCGTCTTCGTGCTGCGTAGCAGAGCGATTGGTGAAGAACTTATAGAGGAAGAGTGAGAGAAAGAGGACGGTCACGAAGATCATGACCTGGTTGCCATACTTTTCCCAGAATATTTGAATGCGATCGACTGCGTCTTGCAGGTCTTCATCGCGGAATTTTGGTTCGGTGCTTCTCTTGTCGTCCATGGGGGTTGCGTTCCAGATGTTACGGATGAACGGGTAATGTTTAGATTGGCTATTTTAGCGTATTTTAGGCGAGTGTGTGTGGGTGAGGGGCAGCGGGTGTCATGAAAGTTTGGATCGTGGGGATTGAGGTATGAAGTAGAGGCTGGACCGCGATGTAGGGGATTATTGCGTGATTTGGACGGGTTGCGGGAGATACTGAGTGGGGGATTGAGACATCATGGAGCCTGCAGAGCGTGGCTGAATGTAGATGGTAATGGTCGCGATGCCGACACGTTTGGAGAGGGTGATGCGGAGGTCTTCGGGGCCTTTGGTCCAGTTGAGGATGAGTGATCGGGTTGCGAGATCATCCATGCGGTTGACCATCTCCCAGTTCGCATCGGTGAGGTGGGTTTGGAAGTACTGAATGAGTTCCGCGACATTGGCTTTGCCTTGGTAGGTGTGGCTGACGGTGCGGTAGAGGCCGTCGGAGGTTGCGGTGCAGCGGGCTGGAATAGGCTTGAAGCCGATGGGAACCATGACATCGGGGATGGGTGAGGTCGGGTCGGCTACGAGGCCCGGGCCGGACTGATTGGACAGGGGTTGCCAGTCGTCGGAGTAGCCGACGAAGGCGGGTATGGGGGTGTTGTTGCATGCGGTGAGCAGTGGCAGGAGGAAGAGAGTTAAGATGGCGAGTTTCTTCATGTTGTTACCCATCCAGTTTGGCGGTGTGCAGGGGCCATATTTCCTATATTGACAAGAGTTTATCTGATGTGGGTGGGATCAGCAATTGATATTTGCCGTTCTTGAAGATGAGTTGATGGTGTTCATATCAAAGTGCTGCTTTTTGGGTTGTTTTGTCGTCAAAAAAAGGTTTTCGTTATTGACGGTAATGTGGTCACTGTAGTTGGAATTGGAGTGTAAAAAAAGCCGACGTTTTTGAAGCGTCGGCTTTTGCTTTTATGTGAGATTATGCAGATTACCAGCCGACTGCTGCCTTGCCGCCTTGCTTGGTGATCATTTTTTCATCTTCCCAGACGGCGAGGCCAGAGTTCACCTCGGTGAGAGACATCTGGAAGATGTAGGTGGTCTGGCGTGTGCGGCCAGCACGGACTTTGTTCTCAAGAAGCTTGAGGGTCATGGTGTAGTCTGGTTTTGGTGGGGCAGGGTTGTCGGAGAGGAATGCGTTGACTTGTTGCTGACGAGTTGCGATGGCGTCTTCTGTACCTGTGGTGCCACCTTTTGAGTTCATGGTGGTGAAGGTCTGAGCAACGCCGGCTTTGTTGAGCGTGACGCGAACTTTCTTGATGATGCGATCACGGTCGATGTGCTGCGAGGTGTTGTTGACGTAGCTAGAGATGGCGATTTTAGAGGGCTTGCCGTTTTGACCAAGGACACCTGCTTGGAGGAGTGATTGGGACATTTCAGCGGCAGCGTCCATGGCGTCTTGGATGTCGAGGCCGGAGACGGTGGTGATCGTTTGGGTGCCAGTGGGGTCGATACGCTGAGCGGAGGGGCCGCTGCAGCCTGTGAGGGCGGCGGCGCCGATGGTGAGGCTCAATGCGAGCGCGAGCTTGTTCATGTTTAATACCTTTCTGAATGGTCTAATGGCTTATTAGGGCAAGAGCGCTAATAAGCCTTGTTTTGCTGATGTTGGGTTGTGTGACTTATTTTGCTTCGATGAGTTGCAGGCGGAAGTCAGAGGCTTTTGGAGTTGGCGCGACGGCTGTGAGGAAACCTGTCTCTTTGCCTGCGAGAGTTTTTTGTTTCCAGCTTGAGAGTAATGAGGAGATGGACATGCCATTGGCATCGAGCCAATCGACGCGGTAGTTGAAGTTTTTGCGAGAATGCGTCGTGTTTTGGATTTCGACTGAGATGGTGAGCAGGTCACTGGCGTTGCGGCTTTCACGGATGTCGATGACGCGCGCTTTCTTTTTGAGGCCGTCGTCGGTGAGGATTTTGCGTGTTGGGACAGAGTTATAGCCGGGAGTGCCAGCATCCGAGGCAACGGTGTTGACGGAGGAGGTGCAGCCAGCGAAGAAGAGCAGGGCGGCAACGATCATCGGGATGAATTTAGTAGTTTTCATAGTGATATAGACGCCTCTTGTGTCTGTTTGGTTTTAAGCATTTTGTGAATCCGTACTGAGGGTTATTTCCTGAGGACGAATTGCGTGACCTTGGGGGGATGGCCTAGTGTGATCGATTTTACATAAACCACGTTGATTAAGCCCGAGTCGAGTTTGACTTCTTTGAAGAAGCCTTCGCCCAGGCCGATCTTAATTGTTTTGTCAGCAGGGGTTGCAACGCGGGCATACTGGAATTCTTTGGGGAGTGTTGCCCATGTACGGAGGTCAGCCTCGGCTGTTGCCGCTTGATAAATGGCTGTGCCTAGCTGAACCATGAATTGTACATTGTCGTCTTTTTTAGTTGCATTCTTTGCAGCCCATGCGGCGGCTGCTTTAGTCGCGGAATTGAGGACGGTTTTTGTGACGATGATAGGCAGTTCATTGGTGAACTCTTGGGCGATGATGCTGTCCATACTTGCGATGGGTTGTGTGGCAATGCGGCCTGCAGGGGTGGAAATGCTGATGGTTGCGATGTAGTTGTTGTGCATCCGAAGCGTTGGGAATGCCATTGCGACGTAGTCGACTTCGTCGTTGACGAGGAAGAGGGGGAGATCGATACGGACATCATCACGTGAAGGCGCGAGGCCGGCCTCGTAGATGACGTAGGTGATGGGTTCACGTTCTGAACCGGCCTGGAGGCGAAGAATAGCGTCGAGGTCTTGGCCTAAGTATGCGTTAGAAGGAACCATATTGCGGACACGCTGGAGTGAAAGGCGAGCTTGGTCGAGGTCAGAACCATCGAGCGAAGCATGCATGTAGTATATGCCTTGCAGGAATTCGGTGAATGGGTTGACGTAGTCGGCGTAGGCTTGGTGTTTTTTAAGTTCGGCAAACTGAGCACCCATGCTTGCTTTGAGTTTGTCGCTGTTTAGTGTTTTATCTGCGTTAAAACCACCCGACTTTTTCTTACGTTCTTGCTGGGCTTTAGCTTCTGCTTGCTCTTGCATTTTTTCAAGACGCTTAGCGTTTCGCGAGACGGCTTCGCGTTGCGCGTTGAGAGCCCGCTTCATTTCGACGCGTGCTTTGTCGACGTGGCCGAGCTGCATGTAGTTGAGTGCGCGATAGGTGTAGAGCATGATGCGGTCGTAGTTGTAACCGCGATAAGGAAGCATGTTCAGATTTGTGAGCATGGCGGCAGATTCATCGCCGATTTTGAATTCAGGCTGCATGTCCCAGTATTCAAACTGCTGATTGGCGATTTCAAAGGCGGCATTGCTTTGCTCGTATTGCTCAAGAGCTCGGTAGATTGAGCCTTTTTCAAGTTGTGCAATGATGGCGTTGCGGCCTTCGATATTTTTTTCGCTGTAGAGATCAATTTTTACTTGCGCAGTTGCAAGATCGCCCTGTTGATAGGCGGATTGAGCATCGCGCAACGCAAGGTTGCTGCAGCCGGAACAGAGGCTGAGTGTGAGCGCGAGGAGTACGCCCCAGAATGTGTAACAAATACGCATGGTGTTGTTTCTATCCGTGAAAGAAGGTGTCCATTATACAGACATGACGTTAAGAATTACTGATTGGATTCATCGGAACGTGCGACATGAAGTTTTTCGACGCCGTAGTTCTCGATGAGCATGCCTCTCGAGAATTTCGGTGTGACTTGTGTGACTTTTATCTTGCCGACGGGGATTTCTTCTGCGCCAAGTTCTTCGCCGGTATCCGGATCGATCATGGATTCGCCGGTGGCGTAGATGGTCCAGACCTGGTCTTTGGTTATGCCGGTGCCGTCACCGCGATTGATGGTGACGAAGTTGCCGGTGAGACCGATGACTTTGGCGGGGAAAAGGACATCCATCACGCGGTTGGCAGACTTGTCAGACATCCGACGGGCAAGCTCAGTGATAAGTCGATCGGAGATGCGGCCGTCGCCAATTGCACCTGCCATCTTTTGTGCACCATCTTTGTTGGAAATCTGGAAGTTGGCTGATTCCAGAAGAACGCCAGTGGTGTTGTCGTAAAGTTTTGAGATGGCGGAGAGGCGGATCGTACGTTTAGTTGCAAGCACTTGGCCGCCTTCACCTCTGAGGTGCTCGCTGAGATCTTGGTAGTCATCGACGCTGACGATCAAAGAGTATTTACAGCCTGCAACTTTGAAAGCTTGTGCGGTGTTTACGTCGGATGGATTTGAAATAACGGATTGCAAATCTTGCTCGTCTAGAATAGTTTTCAGATCGCTACGTGAAACGATCTGGAATTTACGTGTATTGTGCATACGATCGATGAGCTGTTGATCCATCGATTGGGTGATGCGCTCAAGCGTGAGGTATTGGTTTGATCCTGCTTCTTTCGTAGCTGTTTTGATCGCATCGTTGATTTGAACAGCTTGAATCCCGATGGAAGGTTTGCTTGGCTTCTTAGCGGCTTGTGCCGTCACCATGTTCGGAACAAGTATCGTGACTACGATTAGTATTATTGTGTTTAACAGATTAGTTTTCATATCTCGAGTTTCTTTTCTAACTCATGGATTGATAGTCAGGTCAGTTGATGGGGGAGTCAGATCATTGCGGCCAAACTGAGCCAGTGGTGTTTTGACGTTCGATGTTGTTTTGCGTGATCGTTGGCGCTAGGTCGGTATCAATCTTGACATCACTCTTTTTATCGATGTTGATCTTCTTTTCAACCGTCGTGTCTGAGTGTTGATCGATGCGGTAGCCAGATTGATGAAGCATCTGAGCGAAGCCTTTGATTTTCTCCGCTTGTGCGTCAGAAAGTGATTGGTTGGCTTTAAGCTGAGCGAGAAAAGCAGACATCTCTTTCATCTTGACATTGGCTTGGTCCGTCATGACCAGCGGCACATTTAGTGTCATGCCAGGACGGATATTGATGACGCGTTCCCATGTTTTAAAATTGGGATGATGTACTTTAATGGTGTGCAAGCCAGGCGAAGCTTGTAGTTTGCCCGGCGCTGTGCCGATGATGGCCCCGTCTAATTCGACGTCGACATCAATCGCTTGAAGGGGCAGTGTGTTTGTGCCGATCTGGTATTGCCCGTTCTTGTCAACGGTGATGTCAGGCACACGCAAGCCTTGGATGCTGGGCTTGACCACGATCGTTGGCAAATCGGTATTAAGCTTAACGTCCGCAACAGTGAGTGTCGCACCTTTGATTTTCATTTTGCTGGCGAGCGATTGAGAAGCTTCCGCGATCAATGTGTTTATGACATCGCTGTCGATGCTTTGCAGGCTATCTGATTGCTGTGTTTGTTTTGAAGCATCAACGTTGCCAGCGGTTAGAGATTTACCATCATTGCCGTCTAATATCTTGTAAGACACGCGAAGTTTATAGTTGGTTACAAAGCGATCAATACCAAGGTCAGCACGTTTGAGATGTTGATTATTTTGGCCATAGGTGCTGATCGAAGCAATGAAGAGATAGTCAGCATTGAGCATCTGGGAAAGACGGATCGCGCTGCTTTTATTTTTGAGATGCTGATCAAGTTCAGTTGGTTTGATCTCTTTCCCGTCTTCCGTGCCAGCAAAGCTCTGGAGAGCGAAAGCTGTATCCTCAGGGGATATGGTTTGGAAGCCCATGTCGGTGATGTCGCCTACGATCATGCTTTCGAATGCACCAAGCTTGTCTTCAAAATTCTTACCCGCCCGGTTTTTGACAAAGATTGCTACTGTTCGAGCCTGAGGCTGCTCTTCAATCACTTCTTCCTCAACCACACGTGTTGTTGTCACAGTGGTTACTTTTTCACGCACCTTGGTGATGGTCTGGGCATGAGATAACGCTGGAATGCAGGTCATTACGAGCGCATAAATCCAGCACATAACAGGTATTTGTTTATTCATATTTATCCCGAAATCGCTATGTATGGGAGTTGTTGAGACTTATATATCAAGTGCAGATTATATAACATCCGTTTGTTTCAGCAACAATAATCGAAATGGATGAGTCTCAATTGCGATTCTTAGAAGTGCCTTGATGGGCAAGAAACAACCCCTTGCAAAACAAGGGGTTGAAAGGGTGACTGAGGGGATTCGAACCCCCGACCCCCGCGACCACAACGCGGTGCTCTAACCAACTGAGCTACAGTCACCATACATATTGGTAGCCCGCCAAAGCGAGCTGTGGAGCAACAAGATTAGTGATCTATATTACTTATGTCAAATGGATTATGGCCCATTTGCTGCTGTGTAAAACGTCCATAAGCACACCCACGCGTTTCTGGCTGGTGGGGGCAATATCGAGTATATCACTTTGGGTTTAGCCTGAAAAACAGGCATTGCTGCAGCACAATTACATAGTCAACTCACATTTCGGAGAGTGACGATCACTTGGCAATTTTTCAGTTCTGCTGCGCGCTAATATTACCCTGATTGTCCCGTTTGACTGTAGCAAGGCGTAAGTCCTCGCTAGTTCAGGAGTTCTTGATGAGTGAGGTAAACCCGCCTGAGATTCCCCATATCGAAATACGCAAAACATGGTTCGGCCACCCGCGAGGTCTCTCAGTTCTTTTCTTTGCTGAGATGTGGGAACGTTTCTCCTACTACGGCATGCGAGCCTTACTCGTCCTCTATCTCACCCAGCACTTCTTATTTTCAGACATCCAAGCACAAGGTATCTACGCGGCTTATGCAAGCCTCGTTTACCTCACGCCCCTGATCGGGGGTTTTATCGCAGACCGGTATCTAGGTTCTCGTAAAGCTGTCCTCATCGGTGCCATTTTTCTAACGCTTGGCCACTTCTTAATGGTCTTTGAAGGTGAGGGCTCATCGCAATTTCTCGACTACAACAACCAGCAATATGAGGTTCAATCAGAGGGCAGGGGAGAGACACGACGATTGTTTGCAATCGACCAAAATGACAATCGACTTCCTTTAACATTCTCCGCAGAAGGAGCGCATATCGGTTCGCGAGCAGAAGCCGATTCAACTCTTCTCCCAGCAGGTCAATACACCTCGTTTACGCAAACGCAACCGATGTACCAGACCTTTCTATTCTTTGCGCTCTCACTCATCATTGTTGGTGTTGGTTTTCTCAAAGCCAACATCTCAACAATCGTTGGTGATCTATATGACAAAGATGATGACCGTCGAGATTCAGGTTTTACAATCTTTTATATGGGCATCAATCTCGGCTCATTACTCTCGACGATTCTCTGTGGCTGGTTGGGCATTGTGTATGGCTGGAAGTACGGATTCGGTCTTGCGGGATTCGGTATGCTCACAGGACTGATTACATTCATGATTGGAATGCCGCTTCTTGAAGGCCGCGGTGAGCCGCCTCGTCAACTTCGCCCAAGATGGGAAATGCTTACATGGATCGGCGGCACGATCTTTCTACTTCCCCTCTGGTGGTTAATTCAAAATGATCATGTTGTTGTGACCAGTCTCGCATATATCGCTCCCGGCATGTTCCTTTTCATGCTCGGTTATTCAATCCTCGCTCTCAAAGGAAAAACGCGCTCACGTATGATTGTTGCGATCGTGCTTATGATCTTTTCAGTTCTTTTTTGGGTACTATTTGAGCAGGCTGGATCATCGCTCTCGTTGTATGCCGCACGCAACTCAGAACTCACAATCATTCCTGATTTACTCACGATCACATCCGCGCAAACACAATTCTTCAATCCCGCTCTCATCGTCTTGCTTGCCCCGTTTTTTGCTTGGATATGGCAAGCTATGTCACACAGAGGCATTGAGCCATCCACACCCGTTAAGTTTTCATGGGCTCTTATTCAAGTTGGCCTCGGATTTCTTGTACTCGTTTTTGGCGCAAAAT contains these protein-coding regions:
- a CDS encoding RluA family pseudouridine synthase, which produces MRKIDRDKIPEDDMFEELPDELEGGERVRYTLSKDASLRLDKYLQNRLKGLSRHQIQKLIALEGVKVNNKLPKPSTKLKAGDVVDVMVPPKPASDLNPEPIPMDIIYEDDGFIVVNKQANLIVHPARGRLNGTLLNGLSYHFQNNSTVLNDGTAGSSKLSRVGAEDARPGVIHRLDKNTTGVIVVGKQEEPHWLIAKQFEDRTNLKVYLAVVHGNPDPAGAVIDEPIAKHPTYREAMAIRHDSVSKPSVTIYRVREQYKGYALVEMELKTGRTHQIRVHMQYIGHPLVGDIIYGGEPVGLKELKDPPIAAGSRVSMTFARSKQDGIAIENASKERDDMLMATPALHAAMLGLRHPIKKEDMVFTAKVHEPMRTLIHHLRQQKIDLPVVTKGTHIDLAKATPEPDDFQF
- a CDS encoding penicillin-binding protein activator LpoB; this encodes MNKLALALSLTIGAAALTGCSGPSAQRIDPTGTQTITTVSGLDIQDAMDAAAEMSQSLLQAGVLGQNGKPSKIAISSYVNNTSQHIDRDRIIKKVRVTLNKAGVAQTFTTMNSKGGTTGTEDAIATRQQQVNAFLSDNPAPPKPDYTMTLKLLENKVRAGRTRQTTYIFQMSLTEVNSGLAVWEDEKMITKQGGKAAVGW
- a CDS encoding COG3014 family protein translates to MRICYTFWGVLLALTLSLCSGCSNLALRDAQSAYQQGDLATAQVKIDLYSEKNIEGRNAIIAQLEKGSIYRALEQYEQSNAAFEIANQQFEYWDMQPEFKIGDESAAMLTNLNMLPYRGYNYDRIMLYTYRALNYMQLGHVDKARVEMKRALNAQREAVSRNAKRLEKMQEQAEAKAQQERKKKSGGFNADKTLNSDKLKASMGAQFAELKKHQAYADYVNPFTEFLQGIYYMHASLDGSDLDQARLSLQRVRNMVPSNAYLGQDLDAILRLQAGSEREPITYVIYEAGLAPSRDDVRIDLPLFLVNDEVDYVAMAFPTLRMHNNYIATISISTPAGRIATQPIASMDSIIAQEFTNELPIIVTKTVLNSATKAAAAWAAKNATKKDDNVQFMVQLGTAIYQAATAEADLRTWATLPKEFQYARVATPADKTIKIGLGEGFFKEVKLDSGLINVVYVKSITLGHPPKVTQFVLRK
- a CDS encoding YcfL family protein produces the protein MKTTKFIPMIVAALLFFAGCTSSVNTVASDAGTPGYNSVPTRKILTDDGLKKKARVIDIRESRNASDLLTISVEIQNTTHSRKNFNYRVDWLDANGMSISSLLSSWKQKTLAGKETGFLTAVAPTPKASDFRLQLIEAK
- a CDS encoding PEGA domain-containing protein; this encodes MTTTRVVEEEVIEEQPQARTVAIFVKNRAGKNFEDKLGAFESMIVGDITDMGFQTISPEDTAFALQSFAGTEDGKEIKPTELDQHLKNKSSAIRLSQMLNADYLFIASISTYGQNNQHLKRADLGIDRFVTNYKLRVSYKILDGNDGKSLTAGNVDASKQTQQSDSLQSIDSDVINTLIAEASQSLASKMKIKGATLTVADVKLNTDLPTIVVKPSIQGLRVPDITVDKNGQYQIGTNTLPLQAIDVDVELDGAIIGTAPGKLQASPGLHTIKVHHPNFKTWERVINIRPGMTLNVPLVMTDQANVKMKEMSAFLAQLKANQSLSDAQAEKIKGFAQMLHQSGYRIDQHSDTTVEKKINIDKKSDVKIDTDLAPTITQNNIERQNTTGSVWPQ
- a CDS encoding peptide MFS transporter, yielding MSEVNPPEIPHIEIRKTWFGHPRGLSVLFFAEMWERFSYYGMRALLVLYLTQHFLFSDIQAQGIYAAYASLVYLTPLIGGFIADRYLGSRKAVLIGAIFLTLGHFLMVFEGEGSSQFLDYNNQQYEVQSEGRGETRRLFAIDQNDNRLPLTFSAEGAHIGSRAEADSTLLPAGQYTSFTQTQPMYQTFLFFALSLIIVGVGFLKANISTIVGDLYDKDDDRRDSGFTIFYMGINLGSLLSTILCGWLGIVYGWKYGFGLAGFGMLTGLITFMIGMPLLEGRGEPPRQLRPRWEMLTWIGGTIFLLPLWWLIQNDHVVVTSLAYIAPGMFLFMLGYSILALKGKTRSRMIVAIVLMIFSVLFWVLFEQAGSSLSLYAARNSELTIIPDLLTITSAQTQFFNPALIVLLAPFFAWIWQAMSHRGIEPSTPVKFSWALIQVGLGFLVLVFGAKFFATETQTEDGIRILVPLIWLFFAYLLHTTGEICLSPVGLSRAEDRRGEIFCRLSIKRRTL
- a CDS encoding CsgG/HfaB family protein, with the protein product MKTNLLNTIILIVVTILVPNMVTAQAAKKPSKPSIGIQAVQINDAIKTATKEAGSNQYLTLERITQSMDQQLIDRMHNTRKFQIVSRSDLKTILDEQDLQSVISNPSDVNTAQAFKVAGCKYSLIVSVDDYQDLSEHLRGEGGQVLATKRTIRLSAISKLYDNTTGVLLESANFQISNKDGAQKMAGAIGDGRISDRLITELARRMSDKSANRVMDVLFPAKVIGLTGNFVTINRGDGTGITKDQVWTIYATGESMIDPDTGEELGAEEIPVGKIKVTQVTPKFSRGMLIENYGVEKLHVARSDESNQ